One window of the Vigna radiata var. radiata cultivar VC1973A chromosome 1, Vradiata_ver6, whole genome shotgun sequence genome contains the following:
- the LOC106770577 gene encoding mitogen-activated protein kinase 9 produces the protein MDRNKKGTGEAEFFTEYGEASRYDILEVIGKGSYGVVCSAVDSHNGEKVAIKKINDVFEHVSDATRILREIKLLRLLRHPDIVEIKHIMLPPSRREFRDVYVVFELMESDLHQVIKANDDLSPEHYQFFLYQLLRGLKFIHTANVFHRDLKPKNILANADCKLKICDFGLARVSFNEAPSAIFWTDYVATRWYRAPELCGSFFSKYTPAIDIWSIGCIFAEMLTGKPLFPGKNVVHQLDLITDLLGTPPTETISKIRNEKARRYLGSMRKKQPIPFTKKFPNVDPLGLRLLERLLAFDPKDRPAAEEALSDPYFNGLANVDREPSTQPISKLEFEFERRKLTKDDVRELIYREILEYHPQMLQEYLRGGEQTSFMYPSGVDRFKRQFAHLEEHSGKGERGTPLLRHHASLPRERVPAPKDENNQNDDGENPTAAVDETDSGNPDAQNGHSKPNCSARSLLKSASISGSKCIDVKKSNDQEEEPLTEVSDETLDELTKVASLHT, from the exons ATGGATCGTAACAAAAAG GGAACAGGGGAGGCAGAGTTTTTTACTGAGTATGGAGAGGCAAGTAGGTATGACATCCTAGAAGTGATTGGAAAAGGGAGTTACGGTGTTGTGTGTTCTGCTGTTGACAGTCATAATGGGGAAAAAGTTGcaataaagaaaatcaatgaTGTTTTTGAGCATGTGTCTGATGCCACACGGATCCTAAGAGAAATAAAACTCCTTCGTTTGCTTCGACATCCTGATATAGTTGAGATAAAGCACATAATGCTTCCTCCCTCACGACGAGAGTTCAGGGATGTCTATGTTGTGTTTGAGTTGATGGAGTCTGACCTTCATCAAGTGATTAAGGCAAACGATGATCTTAGCCCTGAGCACTATCAATTTTTCTTGTACCAACTTCTTAGAGGCCTCAAATTTATACACACAG CAAATGTGTTTCATCGTGATTTGAAGCCAAAAAATATTCTAGCTAACGCTGATTGCAAACTAAAAATATGTGATTTCGGACTTGCTCGAGTTTCATTTAATGAGGCTCCATCAGCTATATTCTGGACA GACTATGTTGCAACCCGGTGGTATCGTGCACCTGAACTATGCGGCTCTTTTTTCTCAAAA TATACTCCCGCAATTGATATTTGGAGCATTGGATGCATATTTGCAGAAATGCTCACTGGGAAGCCATTGTTTCCAGGAAAAAATGTAGTGCACCAATTGGATCTCATAACAGACCTGCTTGGCACTCCTCCTACTGAAACCATTTCTAAG ATTCGAAATGAGAAGGCTAGAAGGTACCTTGGTAGCATGAGGAAAAAACAACCTATTCCATTCACCAAAAAATTTCCAAATGTAGATCCTTTGGGCCTTCGTTTGCTGGAGCGATTACTTGCATTTGATCCTAAAGATCGTCCAGCAGCTGAAGAG GCACTAAGTGACCCTTATTTCAATGGTTTGGCAAATGTGGACCGTGAACCATCCACTCAACCTATTTCAAAGCTGGAGTTTGAGTTTGAGAGGAGAAAATTGACCAAAGATGATGTTAGAGAGTTGATTTATCGAGAG ATTTTAGAGTATCATCCCCAGATGCTCCAAGAATATCTTCGCGGTGGAGAACAAACTAGCTTCATGTATCCAAG TGGGGTTGATCGATTCAAGCGACAGTTTGCTCATCTTGAGGAGCATTCTGGCAAAGGTGAACGAGGCACTCCATTGTTGAGGCACCATGCCTCCTTGCCTAG AGAGCGAGTTCCAGCTCCCAAGgatgaaaataatcaaaatgatgATGGTGAAAATCCAACTGCAGCAGTTGATGAGACAGATTCTGGAAATCCAGATGCACAAAACGGACACTCCAAGCCAAACTGCAGTGCACGTAGCCTGTTGAAGAGTGCCAGCATTAGTGGTTCAAAGTGTATAGATGTGAAAAAAAGTAATGATCAAGAG GAGGAGCCACTTACAGAGGTGAGTGATGAGACTCTGGATGAGTTGACAAAGGTTGCTTCCCTGCATACTTGA